The Solanum lycopersicum chromosome 6, SLM_r2.1 genome has a window encoding:
- the LOC101249736 gene encoding golgin candidate 5 isoform X2, whose amino-acid sequence MAWFGGKLDLTNLDLAGAVNKLSESVKNIEKNFDTALGLEEKSESSNNEGLWPSTTDRRALFDPVMSFMGQKSEGTAEESVEKAESSKPTLPTGEVVEDSAETTTRRGVVPKEPKEETTDIIEETKSVQEPIEEAKDVDAKPNQMISAEEETEEARAVDVQLNSSTEPSFDQEEQRSVTGPDERKAEINSLAEASKVNELDQETSPGILQKNIPERESSENLELVVSQSSNALSQTEVGIPLLVDSKENTGNDGEQKKEVTEESPPVQLEDASNYPTDREQKKEVTMESPSAESRDASSDRADSGRPSVSDSVTASEGESLEEHSNRSFLGDQHTDEGLKKLSDTVMPENELVSIPVEATQRGNDQETGVKERLSSGSNSSDVTNSVVELEKLKKEMKMMETALQGAARQAQAKADEIAKLMNENEQLKAVTEDLRRKSSDAAIESLREEYHQKVSALERKVYALTKERDTLRREHNKKSDAAALLKEKDEIITQVMAEGEQLSKKQAAQEAQMRKLRAQIRELEEEKKGLHTKLEVEENKVESIKRDKAATEKLLHETVEKHQAELATQKEYYTNALNAAKEAEALSEARANNEARTQLEGRLREAEDREAMLVQALEELRQTLTRTEQQAVFKEDMLRREIEDLQKRYQASERRCEELITQVPESTRPLLRQIEAMQETNSRKAEAWAAVERTLNSRLQEAEAKAATSEEKERSINERLSQTLSRINVLEAQISCLRAEQTQLTRSLDKERQRAAENRQEYLALKEEAETNEGRVNQLEEEIKELRRKHKQEIQEALTHQELLRQELEREKTARLDQERAARSTNYVPDQSPIMKQKSGIENVAGSLTRRLSSASSLSSMEESYFLQASLDSSDNLSERRNALEGNISPYFMKSMTPAFRQKDGELASYMSRLASMEAIRDSLAEELVKMTAECEKLRSEASMLPGIRAELDALRRRHSAALELMGERDEELEELRADIIDMKEMYREQVNLLVNKIQVLSSSLSAT is encoded by the exons ATGGCGTGGTTTGGTGGGAAACTTGATTTGACGAACTTGGATCTTGCCGGTGCCGTGAATAAGCTCAGTGAGAGTGtcaaaaacattgaaaaaaatTTCGACACTGCACTTGGTCTCGAGGAGAAATCTGAGTCTAGTAACAATGAAG GGTTATGGCCTTCAACTACGGATAGGAGGGCCTTATTTGATCCTGTCATGTCTTTTATGGGGCAAAAAAGTGAGGGGACTGCTGAAGAATCTGTAGAGAAAGCTGAGTCGTCAAAGCCCACCTTGCCCACAGGGGAAGTAGTTGAAGATTCAGCTGAGACTACAACTCGACGTGGTGTGGTTCCTAAAGAACCAAAAGAAGAAACAACGGACATTATTGAAGAAACTAAATCGGTTCAAGAACCTATTGAAGAAGCAAAGGATGTTGATGCGAAACCAAATCAAATGATATCTGCTGAAGAAGAAACTGAGGAGGCAAGAGCTGTTGATGTCCAACTGAATTCTTCTACGGAACCAAGTTTTGATCAGGAGGAACAAAGAAGTGTTACTGGGCCAGATGAAAGAAAAGCTGAAATTAATTCACTGGCAGAAGCATCGAAGGTCAATGAGCTTGATCAGGAAACATCTCCAGGAATCCTCCAAAAGAATATTCCAGAGCGAGAATCATCTGAAAACCTCGAGTTGGTTGTTTCCCAATCATCAAATGCTTTATCTCAAACTGAAGTTGGTATCCCGCTGCTTGTTGATTCAAAGGAAAATACTGGTAATGATGGGGAACAGAAGAAAGAAGTCACTGAGGAATCTCCTCCTGTTCAATTAGAGGATGCATCAAATTACCCTACAGACAGGGAACAGAAGAAAGAAGTCACCATGGAATCTCCTTCAGCTGAATCACGGGATGCATCAAGTGACCGAGCAGATAGTGGAAGACCTTCTGTTTCAGATTCTGTAACTGCCAGCGAAGGTGAAAGTCTTGAAGAGCATTCTAACAGGAGCTTTCTTGGTGACCAGCACACTGATGAAGGTCTGAAGAAGCTATCTGATACAGTTATGCCTGAAAATGAGTTGGTTAGTATACCTGTGGAGGCTACCCAGCGAGGAAATGATCAGGAGACTGGTGTGAAAGAACGGTTGAGCTCCGGAAGCAACTCTTCAGATGTTACCAATTCAGTGGTTGAACTGGAGAAGCtgaaaaaggaaatgaaaatgatggaaACTGCATTACAAGGAGCTGCTAGACAAGCTCAG GCTAAAGCTGATGAAATAGCGAAGTTGATGAATGAGAACGAGCAATTGAAGGCTGTTACTGAGGATCTGAGA AGGAAGTCCAGTGATGCAGCAATTGAATCTCTGCGAGAAGAGTACCATCAAAAAGTTTCTGCTCTTGAGAGGAAG GTTTATGCTCTCACCAAAGAAAGGGATACACTTCGCAGGGAACATAATAAGAAGAGTGATGCTGCAGCTCTTCTCAAAGAGAAGgatgagataattactcaagtAATGGCTGAAG GTGAGCAGCTTTCTAAAAAGCAAGCTGCCCAAGAAGCTCAGATGAGAAAGTTAAGGGCACAG ATCAGAGAGcttgaagaagagaagaaaggaTTACATACCAAGCTTGAG GTTGAAGAGAACAAAGTAGAGAGTATAAAGAGGGACAAGGCAGCAACAGAAAAATTGCTTCATGAAACAGTCGAAAAACATCAAGCAGAACTTGCAACTCAAAAAGAATACTATACTAATGCTTTAAATGCTGCAAAAGAAGCAGAAGCTTTATCTGAGGCACGGGCTAACAATGAAGCTAGAACTCAACTAGAGGGTCGTCTCAGAGAGGCTGAAGACCGTGAAGCAATGCTTGTTCAGGCACTTGAAGAATTAAGGCAAACACTTACCAGAACGGAGCAGCAG GCAGTTTTTAAAGAAGATATGCTCCGCAGAGAAATTGAAGATCTCCAGAAAAGATACCAA GCCAGTGAACGTCGATGTGAGGAGTTGATAACACAAGTTCCCGAATCTACCAGACCTCTTCTCAGGCAGATAGAAGCCATGCAG GAAACAAACTCCAGAAAGGCTGAAGCTTGGGCTGCTGTTGAGAGAACCTTGAATTCACGTCTTCAG GAAGCCGAGGCAAAAGCTGCAACTTCAGAAGAAAAGGAGCGATCTATTAATGAACGCCTTTCTCAAACCCTATCCCGAATCAATGTTCTTGAGGCTCAG ATATCTTGTCTTAGAGCTGAGCAGACACAGCTAACAAGGTCCCTTGACAAAGAGAGACAGCGGGCCGCAGAGAATAGGCAAGAATATCTTGCTCTAAAGGAGGAAGCTGAGACTAACGAAGGTCGTGTGAATcagcttgaagaggaaattaaAGAACTCAGAAGGAAACACAAGCAGGAAATACAAGAAGCATTAACTCATCAGGAACTCCTGCGGCAG GAGTTGGAAAGGGAGAAAACTGCTCGTTTGGATCAAGAAAGGGCCGCTCGTTCTACTAATTATGTGCCTGATCAGAGCCCAATAATGAAGCAGAAATCTGGGATAGAAAATG TTGCAGGAAGTTTGACACGCAGACTTTCGAGTGCTAGCAGCTTGAGTAGTATGGAGGAAAGCTATTTTCTGCAAGCATCTTTGGACTCGTCTGACAATTTATCTGAGCGTAGAAATGCATTAGAGGGTAATATAAGTCCATACTTTATGAAGAGTATGACGCCTGCATTTCGCCAGAAAGATGGGGAACTTGCGTCTTATATGTCTCGACTG GCATCTATGGAAGCCATCCGTGACTCCCTTGCTGAGGAGTTGGTTAAAATGACTGCAGAG tGTGAAAAGCTACGTTCAGAAGCTTCCATGCTGCCTGGCATCCGAGCAGAGCTAGATGCACTTAGGAGGAGACACTCGGCAGCTCTTGAATTGATGGGTGAACGTGATGAGGAG TTGGAAGAACTTCGTGCTGATATTATTGATATGAAGGAAATGTACAGAGAACAAGTAAATTTACTCGTGAATAAG ATCCAGGTGCTTAGTTCATCACTGAGTGCCACCTGA
- the LOC101249736 gene encoding golgin candidate 5 isoform X3, whose product MAWFGGKLDLTNLDLAGAVNKLSESVKNIEKNFDTALGLEEKSESSNNEASGLWPSTTDRRALFDPVMSFMGQKSEGTAEESVEKAESSKPTLPTGEVVEDSAETTTRRGVVPKEPKEETTDIIEETKSVQEPIEEAKDVDAKPNQMISAEEETEEARAVDVQLNSSTEPSFDQEEQRSVTGPDERKAEINSLAEASKVNELDQETSPGILQKNIPERESSENLELVVSQSSNALSQTEVGIPLLVDSKENTGNDGEQKKEVTEESPPVQLEDASNYPTDREQKKEVTMESPSAESRDASSDRADSGRPSVSDSVTASEGESLEEHSNRSFLGDQHTDEGLKKLSDTVMPENELVSIPVEATQRGNDQETGVKERLSSGSNSSDVTNSVVELEKLKKEMKMMETALQGAARQAQAKADEIAKLMNENEQLKAVTEDLRRKSSDAAIESLREEYHQKVSALERKVYALTKERDTLRREHNKKSDAAALLKEKDEIITQVMAEGEQLSKKQAAQEAQMRKLRAQIRELEEEKKGLHTKLEVEENKVESIKRDKAATEKLLHETVEKHQAELATQKEYYTNALNAAKEAEALSEARANNEARTQLEGRLREAEDREAMLVQALEELRQTLTRTEQQAVFKEDMLRREIEDLQKRYQASERRCEELITQVPESTRPLLRQIEAMQETNSRKAEAWAAVERTLNSRLQEAEAKAATSEEKERSINERLSQTLSRINVLEAQISCLRAEQTQLTRSLDKERQRAAENRQEYLALKEEAETNEGRVNQLEEEIKELRRKHKQEIQEALTHQELLRQELEREKTARLDQERAARSTNYVPDQSPIMKQKSGIENGSLTRRLSSASSLSSMEESYFLQASLDSSDNLSERRNALEGNISPYFMKSMTPAFRQKDGELASYMSRLASMEAIRDSLAEELVKMTAECEKLRSEASMLPGIRAELDALRRRHSAALELMGERDEELEELRADIIDMKEMYREQVNLLVNKIQVLSSSLSAT is encoded by the exons ATGGCGTGGTTTGGTGGGAAACTTGATTTGACGAACTTGGATCTTGCCGGTGCCGTGAATAAGCTCAGTGAGAGTGtcaaaaacattgaaaaaaatTTCGACACTGCACTTGGTCTCGAGGAGAAATCTGAGTCTAGTAACAATGAAG CTTCAGGGTTATGGCCTTCAACTACGGATAGGAGGGCCTTATTTGATCCTGTCATGTCTTTTATGGGGCAAAAAAGTGAGGGGACTGCTGAAGAATCTGTAGAGAAAGCTGAGTCGTCAAAGCCCACCTTGCCCACAGGGGAAGTAGTTGAAGATTCAGCTGAGACTACAACTCGACGTGGTGTGGTTCCTAAAGAACCAAAAGAAGAAACAACGGACATTATTGAAGAAACTAAATCGGTTCAAGAACCTATTGAAGAAGCAAAGGATGTTGATGCGAAACCAAATCAAATGATATCTGCTGAAGAAGAAACTGAGGAGGCAAGAGCTGTTGATGTCCAACTGAATTCTTCTACGGAACCAAGTTTTGATCAGGAGGAACAAAGAAGTGTTACTGGGCCAGATGAAAGAAAAGCTGAAATTAATTCACTGGCAGAAGCATCGAAGGTCAATGAGCTTGATCAGGAAACATCTCCAGGAATCCTCCAAAAGAATATTCCAGAGCGAGAATCATCTGAAAACCTCGAGTTGGTTGTTTCCCAATCATCAAATGCTTTATCTCAAACTGAAGTTGGTATCCCGCTGCTTGTTGATTCAAAGGAAAATACTGGTAATGATGGGGAACAGAAGAAAGAAGTCACTGAGGAATCTCCTCCTGTTCAATTAGAGGATGCATCAAATTACCCTACAGACAGGGAACAGAAGAAAGAAGTCACCATGGAATCTCCTTCAGCTGAATCACGGGATGCATCAAGTGACCGAGCAGATAGTGGAAGACCTTCTGTTTCAGATTCTGTAACTGCCAGCGAAGGTGAAAGTCTTGAAGAGCATTCTAACAGGAGCTTTCTTGGTGACCAGCACACTGATGAAGGTCTGAAGAAGCTATCTGATACAGTTATGCCTGAAAATGAGTTGGTTAGTATACCTGTGGAGGCTACCCAGCGAGGAAATGATCAGGAGACTGGTGTGAAAGAACGGTTGAGCTCCGGAAGCAACTCTTCAGATGTTACCAATTCAGTGGTTGAACTGGAGAAGCtgaaaaaggaaatgaaaatgatggaaACTGCATTACAAGGAGCTGCTAGACAAGCTCAG GCTAAAGCTGATGAAATAGCGAAGTTGATGAATGAGAACGAGCAATTGAAGGCTGTTACTGAGGATCTGAGA AGGAAGTCCAGTGATGCAGCAATTGAATCTCTGCGAGAAGAGTACCATCAAAAAGTTTCTGCTCTTGAGAGGAAG GTTTATGCTCTCACCAAAGAAAGGGATACACTTCGCAGGGAACATAATAAGAAGAGTGATGCTGCAGCTCTTCTCAAAGAGAAGgatgagataattactcaagtAATGGCTGAAG GTGAGCAGCTTTCTAAAAAGCAAGCTGCCCAAGAAGCTCAGATGAGAAAGTTAAGGGCACAG ATCAGAGAGcttgaagaagagaagaaaggaTTACATACCAAGCTTGAG GTTGAAGAGAACAAAGTAGAGAGTATAAAGAGGGACAAGGCAGCAACAGAAAAATTGCTTCATGAAACAGTCGAAAAACATCAAGCAGAACTTGCAACTCAAAAAGAATACTATACTAATGCTTTAAATGCTGCAAAAGAAGCAGAAGCTTTATCTGAGGCACGGGCTAACAATGAAGCTAGAACTCAACTAGAGGGTCGTCTCAGAGAGGCTGAAGACCGTGAAGCAATGCTTGTTCAGGCACTTGAAGAATTAAGGCAAACACTTACCAGAACGGAGCAGCAG GCAGTTTTTAAAGAAGATATGCTCCGCAGAGAAATTGAAGATCTCCAGAAAAGATACCAA GCCAGTGAACGTCGATGTGAGGAGTTGATAACACAAGTTCCCGAATCTACCAGACCTCTTCTCAGGCAGATAGAAGCCATGCAG GAAACAAACTCCAGAAAGGCTGAAGCTTGGGCTGCTGTTGAGAGAACCTTGAATTCACGTCTTCAG GAAGCCGAGGCAAAAGCTGCAACTTCAGAAGAAAAGGAGCGATCTATTAATGAACGCCTTTCTCAAACCCTATCCCGAATCAATGTTCTTGAGGCTCAG ATATCTTGTCTTAGAGCTGAGCAGACACAGCTAACAAGGTCCCTTGACAAAGAGAGACAGCGGGCCGCAGAGAATAGGCAAGAATATCTTGCTCTAAAGGAGGAAGCTGAGACTAACGAAGGTCGTGTGAATcagcttgaagaggaaattaaAGAACTCAGAAGGAAACACAAGCAGGAAATACAAGAAGCATTAACTCATCAGGAACTCCTGCGGCAG GAGTTGGAAAGGGAGAAAACTGCTCGTTTGGATCAAGAAAGGGCCGCTCGTTCTACTAATTATGTGCCTGATCAGAGCCCAATAATGAAGCAGAAATCTGGGATAGAAAATG GAAGTTTGACACGCAGACTTTCGAGTGCTAGCAGCTTGAGTAGTATGGAGGAAAGCTATTTTCTGCAAGCATCTTTGGACTCGTCTGACAATTTATCTGAGCGTAGAAATGCATTAGAGGGTAATATAAGTCCATACTTTATGAAGAGTATGACGCCTGCATTTCGCCAGAAAGATGGGGAACTTGCGTCTTATATGTCTCGACTG GCATCTATGGAAGCCATCCGTGACTCCCTTGCTGAGGAGTTGGTTAAAATGACTGCAGAG tGTGAAAAGCTACGTTCAGAAGCTTCCATGCTGCCTGGCATCCGAGCAGAGCTAGATGCACTTAGGAGGAGACACTCGGCAGCTCTTGAATTGATGGGTGAACGTGATGAGGAG TTGGAAGAACTTCGTGCTGATATTATTGATATGAAGGAAATGTACAGAGAACAAGTAAATTTACTCGTGAATAAG ATCCAGGTGCTTAGTTCATCACTGAGTGCCACCTGA
- the LOC101249736 gene encoding golgin candidate 5 isoform X1, whose translation MAWFGGKLDLTNLDLAGAVNKLSESVKNIEKNFDTALGLEEKSESSNNEASGLWPSTTDRRALFDPVMSFMGQKSEGTAEESVEKAESSKPTLPTGEVVEDSAETTTRRGVVPKEPKEETTDIIEETKSVQEPIEEAKDVDAKPNQMISAEEETEEARAVDVQLNSSTEPSFDQEEQRSVTGPDERKAEINSLAEASKVNELDQETSPGILQKNIPERESSENLELVVSQSSNALSQTEVGIPLLVDSKENTGNDGEQKKEVTEESPPVQLEDASNYPTDREQKKEVTMESPSAESRDASSDRADSGRPSVSDSVTASEGESLEEHSNRSFLGDQHTDEGLKKLSDTVMPENELVSIPVEATQRGNDQETGVKERLSSGSNSSDVTNSVVELEKLKKEMKMMETALQGAARQAQAKADEIAKLMNENEQLKAVTEDLRRKSSDAAIESLREEYHQKVSALERKVYALTKERDTLRREHNKKSDAAALLKEKDEIITQVMAEGEQLSKKQAAQEAQMRKLRAQIRELEEEKKGLHTKLEVEENKVESIKRDKAATEKLLHETVEKHQAELATQKEYYTNALNAAKEAEALSEARANNEARTQLEGRLREAEDREAMLVQALEELRQTLTRTEQQAVFKEDMLRREIEDLQKRYQASERRCEELITQVPESTRPLLRQIEAMQETNSRKAEAWAAVERTLNSRLQEAEAKAATSEEKERSINERLSQTLSRINVLEAQISCLRAEQTQLTRSLDKERQRAAENRQEYLALKEEAETNEGRVNQLEEEIKELRRKHKQEIQEALTHQELLRQELEREKTARLDQERAARSTNYVPDQSPIMKQKSGIENVAGSLTRRLSSASSLSSMEESYFLQASLDSSDNLSERRNALEGNISPYFMKSMTPAFRQKDGELASYMSRLASMEAIRDSLAEELVKMTAECEKLRSEASMLPGIRAELDALRRRHSAALELMGERDEELEELRADIIDMKEMYREQVNLLVNKIQVLSSSLSAT comes from the exons ATGGCGTGGTTTGGTGGGAAACTTGATTTGACGAACTTGGATCTTGCCGGTGCCGTGAATAAGCTCAGTGAGAGTGtcaaaaacattgaaaaaaatTTCGACACTGCACTTGGTCTCGAGGAGAAATCTGAGTCTAGTAACAATGAAG CTTCAGGGTTATGGCCTTCAACTACGGATAGGAGGGCCTTATTTGATCCTGTCATGTCTTTTATGGGGCAAAAAAGTGAGGGGACTGCTGAAGAATCTGTAGAGAAAGCTGAGTCGTCAAAGCCCACCTTGCCCACAGGGGAAGTAGTTGAAGATTCAGCTGAGACTACAACTCGACGTGGTGTGGTTCCTAAAGAACCAAAAGAAGAAACAACGGACATTATTGAAGAAACTAAATCGGTTCAAGAACCTATTGAAGAAGCAAAGGATGTTGATGCGAAACCAAATCAAATGATATCTGCTGAAGAAGAAACTGAGGAGGCAAGAGCTGTTGATGTCCAACTGAATTCTTCTACGGAACCAAGTTTTGATCAGGAGGAACAAAGAAGTGTTACTGGGCCAGATGAAAGAAAAGCTGAAATTAATTCACTGGCAGAAGCATCGAAGGTCAATGAGCTTGATCAGGAAACATCTCCAGGAATCCTCCAAAAGAATATTCCAGAGCGAGAATCATCTGAAAACCTCGAGTTGGTTGTTTCCCAATCATCAAATGCTTTATCTCAAACTGAAGTTGGTATCCCGCTGCTTGTTGATTCAAAGGAAAATACTGGTAATGATGGGGAACAGAAGAAAGAAGTCACTGAGGAATCTCCTCCTGTTCAATTAGAGGATGCATCAAATTACCCTACAGACAGGGAACAGAAGAAAGAAGTCACCATGGAATCTCCTTCAGCTGAATCACGGGATGCATCAAGTGACCGAGCAGATAGTGGAAGACCTTCTGTTTCAGATTCTGTAACTGCCAGCGAAGGTGAAAGTCTTGAAGAGCATTCTAACAGGAGCTTTCTTGGTGACCAGCACACTGATGAAGGTCTGAAGAAGCTATCTGATACAGTTATGCCTGAAAATGAGTTGGTTAGTATACCTGTGGAGGCTACCCAGCGAGGAAATGATCAGGAGACTGGTGTGAAAGAACGGTTGAGCTCCGGAAGCAACTCTTCAGATGTTACCAATTCAGTGGTTGAACTGGAGAAGCtgaaaaaggaaatgaaaatgatggaaACTGCATTACAAGGAGCTGCTAGACAAGCTCAG GCTAAAGCTGATGAAATAGCGAAGTTGATGAATGAGAACGAGCAATTGAAGGCTGTTACTGAGGATCTGAGA AGGAAGTCCAGTGATGCAGCAATTGAATCTCTGCGAGAAGAGTACCATCAAAAAGTTTCTGCTCTTGAGAGGAAG GTTTATGCTCTCACCAAAGAAAGGGATACACTTCGCAGGGAACATAATAAGAAGAGTGATGCTGCAGCTCTTCTCAAAGAGAAGgatgagataattactcaagtAATGGCTGAAG GTGAGCAGCTTTCTAAAAAGCAAGCTGCCCAAGAAGCTCAGATGAGAAAGTTAAGGGCACAG ATCAGAGAGcttgaagaagagaagaaaggaTTACATACCAAGCTTGAG GTTGAAGAGAACAAAGTAGAGAGTATAAAGAGGGACAAGGCAGCAACAGAAAAATTGCTTCATGAAACAGTCGAAAAACATCAAGCAGAACTTGCAACTCAAAAAGAATACTATACTAATGCTTTAAATGCTGCAAAAGAAGCAGAAGCTTTATCTGAGGCACGGGCTAACAATGAAGCTAGAACTCAACTAGAGGGTCGTCTCAGAGAGGCTGAAGACCGTGAAGCAATGCTTGTTCAGGCACTTGAAGAATTAAGGCAAACACTTACCAGAACGGAGCAGCAG GCAGTTTTTAAAGAAGATATGCTCCGCAGAGAAATTGAAGATCTCCAGAAAAGATACCAA GCCAGTGAACGTCGATGTGAGGAGTTGATAACACAAGTTCCCGAATCTACCAGACCTCTTCTCAGGCAGATAGAAGCCATGCAG GAAACAAACTCCAGAAAGGCTGAAGCTTGGGCTGCTGTTGAGAGAACCTTGAATTCACGTCTTCAG GAAGCCGAGGCAAAAGCTGCAACTTCAGAAGAAAAGGAGCGATCTATTAATGAACGCCTTTCTCAAACCCTATCCCGAATCAATGTTCTTGAGGCTCAG ATATCTTGTCTTAGAGCTGAGCAGACACAGCTAACAAGGTCCCTTGACAAAGAGAGACAGCGGGCCGCAGAGAATAGGCAAGAATATCTTGCTCTAAAGGAGGAAGCTGAGACTAACGAAGGTCGTGTGAATcagcttgaagaggaaattaaAGAACTCAGAAGGAAACACAAGCAGGAAATACAAGAAGCATTAACTCATCAGGAACTCCTGCGGCAG GAGTTGGAAAGGGAGAAAACTGCTCGTTTGGATCAAGAAAGGGCCGCTCGTTCTACTAATTATGTGCCTGATCAGAGCCCAATAATGAAGCAGAAATCTGGGATAGAAAATG TTGCAGGAAGTTTGACACGCAGACTTTCGAGTGCTAGCAGCTTGAGTAGTATGGAGGAAAGCTATTTTCTGCAAGCATCTTTGGACTCGTCTGACAATTTATCTGAGCGTAGAAATGCATTAGAGGGTAATATAAGTCCATACTTTATGAAGAGTATGACGCCTGCATTTCGCCAGAAAGATGGGGAACTTGCGTCTTATATGTCTCGACTG GCATCTATGGAAGCCATCCGTGACTCCCTTGCTGAGGAGTTGGTTAAAATGACTGCAGAG tGTGAAAAGCTACGTTCAGAAGCTTCCATGCTGCCTGGCATCCGAGCAGAGCTAGATGCACTTAGGAGGAGACACTCGGCAGCTCTTGAATTGATGGGTGAACGTGATGAGGAG TTGGAAGAACTTCGTGCTGATATTATTGATATGAAGGAAATGTACAGAGAACAAGTAAATTTACTCGTGAATAAG ATCCAGGTGCTTAGTTCATCACTGAGTGCCACCTGA
- the LOC101249276 gene encoding protein CURVATURE THYLAKOID 1C, chloroplastic, with amino-acid sequence MASIVVAKLHPPPPAITGRQTLFGTVNTSTLFVPTTRQGHLAITAKATSESSESLSSPSVVKSVKNIWDNPEDRIAVIGLGIAAIVGFWAASNFVAAIDSLPLIPGVFEFIGILFSTWFVYRYLLFKPNRQELFQGINKSISDILGQ; translated from the exons ATGGCTTCAATCGTAGTAGCTAAGCTGCATCCTCCTCCGCCCGCCATCACGGGCAGACAAACCCTTTTCGGAACTGTTAACACTTCTACACTTTTCGTCCCCACCA CAAGACAAGGTCACCTGGCCATCACAGCAAAGGCTACTAGTGAAAGTTCTGAATCCTTATCCTCCCCAAGTGTTGTTAAATCAGTAAAGAATATT TGGGACAACCCTGAAGACCGGATTGCTGTAATTGGGTTGGGAATTGCTGCTATTGTTGGTTTCTGGGCTGCTTCAAATTTTGTGGCG GCAATCGACAGCCTGCCTCTCATTCCAGGTGTGTTTGAATTTATCGGGATATTGTTTTCTACT TGGTTCGTATACAGATACCTCTTATTCAAGCCCAACAG GCAAGAATTGTTTCAAGGGATCAATAAATCAATATCAGATATCTTAGGGCAGTGA
- the LOC101248686 gene encoding long-chain-alcohol O-fatty-acyltransferase-like, giving the protein MDVNVELQNFIRVWFAAIGALCYCYYCVTRIPSGVLRLLFVLPIVYFFLILPLDLSSFHLGAPTIFYLVWLANFKLLLFCFDRGPLSSYSSLPLLHFLSIALLPVKPTYIIRDGFKISSTQSVQSTERAPGLFWGKIILLAAIIRVYNYRELLHSNVILVLYCLHIYLAVELILAITVIPVRALLGLEIEPQFNDPYIATSLQDFWGRRWNLMVPGILRPAVYFPVRGILTSSLGKELASLPAIFATFLVSGLMHELIYYYLSRVRPTWEVTWFFVLHGICVCIEVTVKKFFHGGWQMNRVVSGVVTLAFVAWTGDWLFFPQIIRNGLDQKAINEYYVMVDLVKDRLLPVLGI; this is encoded by the coding sequence ATGGATGTAAATGTCGAGCTCCAAAATTTCATCCGAGTATGGTTTGCAGCTATTGGAGCTTTATGCTATTGCTACTACTGCGTAACCCGTATTCCTAGCGGCGTCCTAAGGCTTCTCTTTGTTCTTCCCATTGTCTATTTCTTTCTCATTCTCCCTCTCGATCTATCTTCCTTCCATCTTGGTGCCCCCACAATTTTCTACCTCGTCTGGCTCGCTAATTTCAAGCTGCTTCTCTTTTGTTTCGATCGAGGGCCTTTATCCTCTTACTCTTCTTTACCTCTTCTTCATTTCCTCTCTATCGCCCTTCTCCCGGTTAAACCAACCTACATTATCAGAGACGGATTCAAAATTTCATCAACTCAGTCGGTGCAGAGTACCGAAAGAGCACCTGGTTTGTTTTGGGGGAAAATAATCCTGTTGGCAGCTATTATTAGAGTATACAATTACAGAGAACTTTTACATTCAAATGTTATTTTGGTTCTCTATTGCTTACATATTTATCTAGCAGTGGAGTTAATCCTTGCAATCACAGTTATCCCAGTACGAGCTCTTCTAGGGCTAGAAATTGAGCCTCAATTCAACGACCCATACATCGCCACCTCACTTCAAGACTTTTGGGGCCGTAGATGGAACTTAATGGTGCCGGGGATTTTACGTCCGGCGGTGTATTTTCCTGTCAGGGGTATTTTAACCTCTTCTTTAGGGAAGGAATTAGCCAGTTTACCAGCAATTTTTGCTACATTTTTAGTTTCTGGGTTAATGCATGAATTGATCTACTATTACCTCTCCCGCGTGAGACCCACATGGGAAGTGACTTGGTTCTTCGTCTTACATGGAATTTGTGTGTGCATAGAGGTTACCGTGAAGAAATTTTTTCATGGCGGCTGGCAGATGAATAGGGTGGTTTCCGGTGTAGTCACATTGGCGTTTGTGGCTTGGACCGGTGATTGGCTATTTTTCCCACAGATTATTAGGAATGGGTTAGACCAGAAAGCCATTAACGAGTACTACGTTATGGTAGATTTGGTCAAAGATAGGCTGCTGCCAGTTTTgggaatttaa